A region of Roseobacter litoralis Och 149 DNA encodes the following proteins:
- a CDS encoding NUDIX hydrolase, translating to MTEHPPIDKTAVRNASTVIVLRDRETTPRVLMGQRGAKAAFMPNKFVFPGGAVDHTDGDIHLKARPPSPCLDRLQEDAPAGLAHALAVAAIRELWEETGLVLGTPGTWASTPHEDWRDFAATGFIPDARALQFVFRAITPPGRPRRFDARFFLVDAASVVSDLDDFSAASDELSHLQWVSLEDARSFDMPFITEVVLSEIQARVDQPSPPDSVPFFKNNDEESLFLRLQGNRDAITQPR from the coding sequence GTGACTGAACACCCGCCCATAGACAAAACAGCCGTGCGCAACGCTTCAACGGTTATTGTTTTACGCGACCGCGAAACGACGCCGCGCGTGCTGATGGGGCAACGCGGGGCAAAAGCCGCATTCATGCCGAACAAGTTTGTCTTTCCCGGGGGGGCCGTGGATCACACTGATGGCGATATCCACCTGAAAGCGCGACCTCCAAGCCCCTGCCTTGATCGACTGCAAGAAGACGCACCCGCCGGGTTGGCGCATGCCTTGGCCGTAGCCGCCATCCGTGAGCTATGGGAAGAAACCGGGCTTGTGCTCGGCACGCCCGGCACATGGGCATCGACACCACATGAGGATTGGCGGGATTTCGCGGCCACAGGTTTTATACCTGACGCGCGCGCGCTGCAGTTCGTATTTCGTGCGATCACGCCCCCGGGACGGCCCCGACGTTTTGATGCGCGTTTTTTTCTCGTCGATGCGGCGTCAGTTGTCAGCGACCTGGACGATTTTTCCGCCGCATCCGATGAATTGTCTCACCTGCAATGGGTGAGCCTTGAAGACGCGCGCAGCTTTGACATGCCGTTCATAACTGAAGTCGTTCTGTCTGAGATACAAGCGCGCGTGGACCAACCTTCCCCGCCGGACAGCGTTCCCTTTTTCAAAAACAACGATGAAGAGAGCCTGTTTCTGCGCCTGCAAGGCAACAGAGATGCGATAACGCAGCCTAGGTGA
- a CDS encoding EamA family transporter, with product MNLFQSELWILVSFAAAGFQTVRFLLQKVLSTALLTPTGATFARFVYSAPIIVVAMAGYVKVSGAQVAFPSVDFWAYAVMGGLAQVLATICVVTLFKTRNFAVGITFKKTEVILSVAVGLILLGEGVSLAAFGAIALGLVGVLLLSKPPDVAGWGLGQMWNKGVALGLSAGALFAVSAVSYRGASLEIAVADPIVRAGVTLGAVTTMQMIGMGMWLWWQDRAQISAVWRVRRVAVWIGLLSLGGSFCWFLAFTLQTAAYVKAVGQVELVLSLLVSILFFSERVSWRELTGIAVLCTSIVLLILVT from the coding sequence ATGAACCTGTTCCAATCCGAATTATGGATTTTGGTCTCTTTCGCCGCGGCGGGATTTCAGACGGTGCGGTTCTTGCTGCAAAAGGTTCTTTCGACAGCACTACTCACCCCGACAGGGGCCACTTTTGCGCGCTTTGTCTACTCAGCGCCAATCATTGTTGTTGCGATGGCGGGGTATGTAAAAGTCAGCGGTGCGCAGGTTGCGTTTCCGTCCGTCGATTTCTGGGCTTATGCGGTCATGGGCGGCTTGGCGCAGGTGCTTGCAACGATCTGCGTTGTGACACTGTTTAAAACACGGAACTTTGCGGTCGGAATCACTTTCAAGAAGACCGAGGTCATCTTGTCCGTCGCTGTGGGGCTGATTTTGCTGGGGGAAGGTGTCAGCCTAGCGGCCTTTGGGGCCATTGCCCTCGGCCTTGTCGGGGTGCTGCTGTTGTCCAAACCACCGGATGTTGCCGGGTGGGGTTTGGGACAGATGTGGAACAAAGGCGTGGCTTTGGGGCTGAGTGCCGGTGCGTTGTTTGCGGTTTCTGCGGTAAGTTATCGGGGTGCGTCCCTTGAGATCGCGGTGGCGGACCCGATTGTTCGCGCCGGTGTCACCCTTGGCGCTGTGACGACGATGCAGATGATTGGCATGGGAATGTGGCTTTGGTGGCAGGACAGAGCACAGATTTCCGCCGTTTGGCGGGTCCGTCGGGTCGCGGTTTGGATTGGATTGTTATCCTTGGGCGGTTCATTTTGCTGGTTTTTGGCCTTTACGCTGCAAACTGCGGCTTATGTCAAAGCCGTCGGTCAGGTGGAACTGGTTCTGAGCCTGCTGGTGTCCATTCTTTTCTTTTCCGAGCGTGTTTCCTGGCGTGAACTGACCGGGATCGCCGTGCTTTGCACGTCTATCGTCTTGTTGATCCTCGTCACCTAG
- a CDS encoding carnitine 3-dehydrogenase — translation MTHTAAIIGGGVIGGGWAARFLLNGWDVHVFDPDPEAERKLGQVLANARRSLPGLTDVALPTEGRLQFCTTLQGAVEHADWIQESVPERLEIKHKTMAAIQQVCRPEAVIGSSTSGFKPSELQAGAARPEQIMVCHPFNPVYLLPLVEVVTTPQNGSERIDVVKTLLQGVGMYPLHLKKEIDAHVADRFLEAVWREALWLVKDGIATTEEIDDAIRYGFGIRWAQMGLFETYRVAGGEAGMKHFMAQFGPALKWPWTKLMDVPDFNDDLVDLIAGQSDDQSGAYTITELEQIRDNNLVAMMRALKTQDWGVGALLTKHEDHLRESGTEPQPVDHTAPVVTGNRVVPLDWTDYNGHMNEARYLQAFADATDQFMAIIGCDAAYIAAGGSYFTAETHIRHLDEVNAGQIIRIETTALGGGGKKLHLWHEMYVAEKMIATGEHFLLHVDLKTRKPSPASPAVDSALKEWVEAHGERPRPEGAGRAIVSSPPR, via the coding sequence GTGACACATACAGCAGCCATCATCGGTGGTGGTGTGATTGGCGGCGGTTGGGCCGCGCGCTTTTTGTTGAACGGCTGGGATGTCCATGTGTTTGATCCGGACCCTGAGGCGGAGCGCAAACTAGGACAAGTGCTTGCCAATGCCCGGCGCAGCCTGCCGGGGCTTACGGACGTGGCGCTTCCGACGGAAGGACGTTTGCAATTCTGTACCACGCTTCAAGGCGCTGTAGAGCACGCAGACTGGATACAGGAAAGCGTGCCTGAAAGGCTTGAAATCAAACATAAAACAATGGCGGCAATACAGCAGGTATGCCGCCCAGAGGCCGTCATCGGGTCGTCAACATCAGGATTTAAACCCTCCGAGTTGCAAGCAGGAGCCGCACGACCAGAGCAGATCATGGTCTGCCATCCGTTCAACCCGGTGTATCTTTTGCCCTTGGTCGAAGTCGTCACGACGCCGCAAAACGGCTCCGAACGAATTGATGTCGTCAAAACGCTTTTACAGGGTGTGGGTATGTATCCGCTGCATCTGAAAAAAGAAATTGACGCGCATGTGGCAGATCGTTTTCTGGAAGCGGTCTGGCGCGAGGCACTCTGGCTGGTGAAAGACGGGATCGCCACGACCGAGGAAATTGACGACGCGATCCGCTACGGGTTTGGGATACGCTGGGCGCAGATGGGACTGTTCGAAACCTATAGGGTTGCCGGTGGCGAGGCTGGTATGAAGCACTTCATGGCCCAGTTCGGACCCGCGCTTAAATGGCCCTGGACCAAGCTGATGGATGTGCCGGACTTCAACGATGATCTCGTTGATCTTATCGCCGGGCAGTCTGATGATCAGTCTGGCGCCTACACGATCACTGAGCTGGAACAGATCAGGGACAACAATTTGGTTGCTATGATGCGCGCGCTCAAAACCCAAGATTGGGGTGTCGGCGCGTTGCTGACGAAACACGAAGATCATTTGCGCGAGTCTGGTACAGAGCCGCAGCCTGTGGATCACACGGCACCCGTTGTGACCGGAAACCGCGTGGTGCCGCTGGACTGGACCGACTACAACGGGCACATGAACGAGGCGCGGTATTTGCAGGCATTTGCGGATGCGACGGATCAGTTCATGGCCATAATTGGGTGTGATGCCGCCTATATTGCAGCAGGTGGCAGCTATTTCACCGCGGAGACGCATATTCGACATCTGGATGAGGTCAATGCAGGCCAGATCATTCGGATTGAGACAACTGCGTTAGGCGGTGGCGGCAAGAAACTGCATTTGTGGCATGAGATGTATGTGGCCGAAAAGATGATCGCCACGGGGGAGCATTTTCTGTTGCATGTGGATCTCAAGACGCGAAAACCTTCGCCTGCAAGTCCCGCCGTGGATAGCGCGTTGAAAGAATGGGTTGAGGCACATGGCGAGCGGCCACGTCCGGAAGGGGCGGGGCGCGCAATTGTTTCATCACCGCCGCGCTGA
- a CDS encoding 3-keto-5-aminohexanoate cleavage protein, protein MPLAMNKDVFITCAVTGSGATQDRSAKVPRSPQSIAESAIDAAKAGAAIVHCHVRDPETGAPSRDLAYYREVTDRIRDAEVDVILNLTAGMGGDMVFGGTESPLPLSDAGTDMIGATERVAHVAACLPEICTLDCGTMNFAESDYVMTNTPGMLTAMGRMMTEMGVKPEIEAFDTGHLWYAKQLVADGVLDSPALVQLCMGVPWGAPDDLNTFMAMANNVPPDWTFSAFGLGRNQMAYVAAAVLAGGNVRVGLEDNLWLEKGVLAENWQLVERAHSIIENMGARVIGPADVRAQLGLEKRAPRG, encoded by the coding sequence ATGCCGCTGGCCATGAACAAAGACGTTTTTATCACCTGTGCTGTGACCGGTTCAGGGGCCACGCAAGACCGCAGCGCGAAAGTGCCAAGATCACCACAAAGCATTGCCGAAAGCGCCATTGACGCGGCCAAAGCAGGGGCCGCCATTGTTCATTGCCATGTGCGCGATCCGGAAACGGGCGCGCCAAGCCGTGATCTGGCCTATTACCGCGAGGTGACGGACCGCATTCGGGATGCTGAGGTTGATGTGATCCTGAACCTCACGGCCGGTATGGGGGGCGATATGGTTTTTGGGGGCACGGAAAGCCCGTTGCCCCTGAGCGATGCCGGAACTGACATGATCGGCGCGACCGAGCGGGTGGCACATGTCGCTGCCTGTCTGCCGGAGATATGTACTCTGGATTGCGGCACGATGAACTTTGCTGAATCTGATTACGTCATGACAAACACACCGGGTATGCTCACGGCGATGGGTCGCATGATGACCGAGATGGGCGTCAAACCAGAGATCGAAGCCTTTGACACCGGGCATCTTTGGTATGCAAAACAACTGGTTGCGGATGGTGTTCTGGATAGTCCGGCGTTGGTGCAGCTTTGCATGGGCGTGCCTTGGGGCGCGCCGGATGATCTGAACACATTCATGGCGATGGCGAATAACGTACCACCCGATTGGACGTTTTCGGCCTTTGGTCTTGGGCGCAATCAAATGGCCTATGTCGCCGCAGCCGTGCTGGCTGGTGGAAATGTGCGGGTTGGACTGGAAGACAACCTCTGGCTTGAAAAAGGGGTGCTGGCCGAGAACTGGCAACTGGTGGAACGTGCGCACAGCATTATTGAAAATATGGGGGCGCGCGTCATCGGCCCTGCCGACGTGCGCGCACAACTTGGTCTCGAAAAACGCGCGCCACGCGGATGA
- a CDS encoding aldo/keto reductase → MKMKSLGHSRIEVSEFCLGSMTWGTQTNTNEAHDQIDRALDAGINFIDTAEMYPVNPVSEETIGRTERIIGLWFERDERREDVILATKHSGEGLAAVRDGAPISSATIAEAIEGALRRLKTDYIDLYQFHWPNRGSYMFRKNWTYDPSSQLMLDTKHHMEDALEALQKQVKRGTIRAFGLSNESAWGTTKWIEAAERVGGPRVASVQNEYSLLCRLYDTDMAEMSLQEDVPLLAFSPLAAGLLTGKYQDGAVPAHSRMSLSSNLGGRKTERAFDAVQAYLEIAQKHDLDPTQMALAWCKTRPFMGSIIFGATTMEQLEVCLGAIDLELSAEVVADIDAAHRTHPMPY, encoded by the coding sequence ATGAAGATGAAGTCACTGGGGCACTCCAGAATTGAAGTATCGGAATTTTGTTTGGGGTCCATGACTTGGGGGACGCAAACCAACACAAACGAGGCGCATGACCAGATTGACCGTGCGTTGGACGCGGGCATCAATTTTATCGACACTGCCGAAATGTACCCGGTGAACCCGGTCTCGGAAGAGACAATCGGGCGGACGGAACGCATCATCGGATTGTGGTTTGAACGCGATGAGCGGCGCGAGGATGTGATCCTTGCCACCAAACACTCGGGCGAGGGGTTGGCAGCTGTTCGGGACGGCGCGCCCATTTCATCCGCGACAATTGCCGAAGCGATTGAGGGGGCGCTGCGCCGTCTGAAAACCGACTACATCGATCTCTACCAGTTTCACTGGCCGAACCGTGGCAGCTATATGTTTCGCAAGAACTGGACCTATGACCCTTCGTCGCAATTGATGCTGGACACCAAACACCACATGGAAGACGCATTGGAGGCGCTGCAAAAGCAGGTCAAACGTGGCACGATCCGCGCCTTTGGGCTCAGCAACGAAAGTGCGTGGGGCACGACGAAATGGATCGAGGCGGCGGAACGTGTCGGCGGGCCGCGGGTTGCATCCGTCCAAAACGAGTATTCGTTGCTGTGCCGCCTTTACGACACCGACATGGCCGAGATGTCGCTTCAGGAAGATGTGCCGCTGCTGGCCTTTTCCCCCTTGGCTGCCGGATTGCTGACCGGGAAATATCAGGATGGCGCAGTGCCTGCGCACTCGCGCATGTCGCTGAGCAGTAATCTTGGTGGGCGCAAGACAGAGCGCGCGTTTGACGCGGTTCAGGCCTATCTTGAGATCGCGCAGAAACACGACCTTGATCCCACACAGATGGCATTGGCATGGTGCAAAACCAGACCTTTCATGGGCTCCATCATTTTTGGCGCGACCACAATGGAGCAGCTGGAGGTTTGTCTCGGCGCGATTGATCTGGAATTATCAGCTGAGGTCGTGGCGGATATTGACGCGGCCCATCGGACGCATCCTATGCCCTACTAG
- a CDS encoding ImuA family protein: MAISHPLLARRPAYTAPALAFIPDAPEMALVQGRVHEVSGPARRSFAMWLAAQTEGPVLWIAPAWGQEKLNSDGVCAWINPARLIFVSPKRTEDLLWTMEEVLRSGAVTLSIVDLPDLPNLTQVRRMHLAAETGSKIATGSSSGLLMTPGQGGAAGVETRWHLNPQHASEYECWRLERLRARAAPPKDWTVRKSKDAGTLSIKRP, encoded by the coding sequence ATGGCGATCTCTCATCCTCTTCTGGCGCGCCGTCCGGCATATACAGCCCCGGCGTTAGCGTTTATCCCCGATGCACCGGAAATGGCTCTGGTGCAGGGGCGCGTGCATGAGGTCAGTGGCCCTGCGCGACGCAGTTTTGCGATGTGGCTGGCCGCGCAAACAGAGGGTCCGGTGCTTTGGATCGCCCCGGCCTGGGGTCAGGAAAAGTTGAACAGTGATGGTGTTTGTGCCTGGATAAACCCTGCACGCCTTATTTTTGTATCCCCCAAACGCACAGAAGACCTGCTGTGGACGATGGAGGAGGTTTTGCGCTCGGGCGCTGTCACCTTGAGCATTGTGGATCTGCCCGACCTGCCCAATCTGACGCAGGTCAGACGTATGCATCTGGCCGCAGAAACAGGCAGCAAAATTGCTACGGGATCTTCATCCGGGCTGCTGATGACGCCGGGACAAGGTGGTGCAGCGGGTGTTGAAACACGCTGGCATCTGAACCCGCAGCACGCAAGCGAGTATGAATGCTGGCGGCTGGAAAGGCTACGGGCCCGCGCGGCCCCTCCCAAAGACTGGACGGTCCGTAAATCGAAAGACGCAGGAACACTCTCTATCAAGAGGCCGTGA
- a CDS encoding YceI family protein: protein MTSPITRRLLIASALSAFATVGHTSSQSYELVAQGSRVAFIFTANGASQSGTVPVQQADILVDRRALSNSTARVTADIREIRSGLVFITQAIKSRELLDAATHPLVTFESTRIRLGAKGRISEGAQIDGQLTLRGVTRPITLDAVLSRPAGTPPDDLSVLFIQLDGQLSRSAYGASGYPDLADDIVRLDIRAEIRARA from the coding sequence ATGACCTCACCTATTACACGACGATTGCTGATCGCCAGTGCGCTGAGCGCTTTTGCAACCGTGGGGCACACCAGCAGCCAGAGCTATGAACTGGTTGCGCAAGGCTCCCGCGTTGCCTTCATCTTTACGGCCAATGGCGCGAGCCAATCCGGCACCGTTCCCGTTCAACAAGCAGACATATTGGTCGACCGTCGAGCTCTCTCCAATTCCACAGCGCGGGTGACTGCTGACATTCGCGAGATCCGCTCGGGACTTGTGTTCATCACGCAGGCGATAAAAAGCCGTGAATTACTGGATGCCGCCACCCATCCTCTGGTGACCTTCGAATCGACGCGCATCCGACTAGGCGCCAAGGGTCGCATTTCCGAAGGTGCGCAGATTGATGGCCAGCTTACGCTGCGCGGTGTCACGCGACCGATAACTCTGGACGCCGTCTTAAGCCGCCCCGCAGGAACGCCCCCTGATGATCTCTCCGTGCTCTTTATTCAACTAGACGGACAGCTTAGTCGCTCGGCTTATGGCGCCAGCGGATACCCCGATCTCGCAGATGACATTGTGCGGCTGGACATCCGCGCAGAAATCCGTGCCCGTGCATAA
- a CDS encoding MFS transporter, producing MRLLISFAALFLSVLLLQLSSGGVGPLDALSGLTLDFSKQQIGLLGSAHFLGFFIGCWWAPRLMGSVGHSRAFAAFTAAGAIGLMSHMLVVDPYAWALMRIASGMCVAGCYTVIEAWLQAKVTNQTRGRAMGVYRIVDMTGSLAAQMVISVLEPASYVSYNILAIICCAALLPITLSTVKQPETPGSPRLRPRLAWDRSPLAAAAVIVAALSSASFRMVGPVYGQQVGLNTEQIAYFLSAFVLGGALAQYPMGWLADKYDRRWVLIWLSIAAIASSAVTISSAGLGTIGIMLAAGLFGLTTFPIYSVAAAHAHDFATDDERVELSAALMFYFALGAIAAPYLASLLIESYGPGALFMMIAAGHVLLVVFGLTRMRARPSPLDRTRYTYAPRTSFLIGRLTGKSRKRDKDS from the coding sequence ATGCGCCTCCTGATTTCTTTTGCCGCTCTGTTTCTGTCCGTACTCCTGCTGCAGCTTTCGTCCGGCGGTGTTGGGCCGCTTGACGCGCTCTCAGGGTTGACCCTCGACTTTTCGAAACAGCAGATTGGTTTGCTGGGATCCGCTCATTTTCTGGGTTTCTTTATCGGATGCTGGTGGGCCCCGCGTCTGATGGGCAGCGTCGGTCATTCCCGCGCTTTCGCCGCCTTCACGGCTGCGGGTGCCATTGGCCTGATGAGCCATATGCTTGTGGTCGATCCCTATGCCTGGGCCTTGATGCGCATCGCCTCGGGCATGTGTGTCGCCGGATGCTACACCGTAATCGAAGCATGGCTGCAAGCGAAGGTCACCAACCAAACCCGCGGGCGCGCAATGGGCGTCTACCGCATTGTCGATATGACAGGATCGCTCGCCGCCCAGATGGTCATCAGCGTGCTGGAGCCTGCATCCTATGTCTCTTACAATATTCTGGCGATCATTTGCTGTGCCGCCCTTTTGCCCATCACCCTGTCCACCGTAAAGCAGCCCGAGACACCCGGCTCCCCCCGGTTGCGCCCCAGACTTGCGTGGGATCGATCCCCCCTGGCGGCAGCAGCCGTCATCGTCGCGGCCTTGTCCAGCGCCTCGTTTCGAATGGTCGGTCCCGTTTATGGACAACAAGTTGGCTTAAACACTGAACAAATCGCCTACTTTCTTTCAGCCTTTGTGCTTGGCGGCGCTTTGGCGCAATATCCTATGGGTTGGCTGGCGGATAAATATGACCGGCGCTGGGTCCTGATCTGGCTTTCCATCGCCGCCATTGCCAGCTCTGCCGTCACCATCAGCTCTGCCGGTCTCGGCACCATCGGCATTATGCTCGCGGCGGGTTTGTTTGGATTGACAACATTTCCGATATACTCCGTTGCCGCTGCACATGCGCATGATTTTGCAACTGACGATGAACGGGTGGAACTGTCCGCTGCCTTGATGTTTTACTTTGCCCTCGGCGCAATTGCGGCCCCCTATCTCGCCTCCCTTCTGATCGAAAGCTATGGGCCCGGCGCGCTGTTCATGATGATCGCTGCCGGGCATGTTTTGCTTGTCGTGTTCGGTCTGACCCGCATGCGCGCACGCCCATCTCCCTTGGACAGAACCCGTTATACCTACGCACCGCGGACATCGTTCTTGATCGGCAGGCTCACCGGGAAAAGCCGCAAACGTGACAAAGACAGTTAA
- the metG gene encoding methionine--tRNA ligase: MERHLITSAIPYINGIKHLGNLVGSQLPADLYARYLRARGHEVLFLCATDEHGTPAELAAAKAGKPVDQYCAEMHAIQSEIAKGFQLSFDHFGRSSSPQNHALTQHFAGKLDAANLIDEVVEKQVYSHADGRFLPDRYIEGTCPNCGYDKARGDQCENCTKQLDPTDLIEPRSAISGSTDLEVRQTKHLYLKQSVLKDQLDAWIDSKTDWPILTTSIAKKWLHDGDGLRDRGITRDLDWGIPVKKGTQDWPGMEGKVFYVWFDAPIEYIACASEWAEANGLEPSEWERWWRTDKGAEDVRYTQFMGKDNVPFHTLSFPATLLGSGEPWKMVDHLKSFNYLNYDGGQFSTSQGRGIFMDQALDILPADYWRWWLLSHAPENSDAEFTWENFQTSVNKDLADVLGNFVSRITKFCSAKFGDQVPAGGHYGPTELDLLNRLDESLTRYQDNMSAMEVRKSAQELRAIWASGNEYLQTVAPWTVFKTDPETAAMQTRLGLNLALLFGVLSSPFVPEASEKILNCLGHPAAPWPNKCEDFLINLTAGEAFEVPEVLFAKITDEDCARYSEQFSGKRN; the protein is encoded by the coding sequence TTGGAACGTCACCTCATCACTTCCGCGATTCCTTATATCAATGGTATCAAACACTTGGGAAATCTGGTTGGCAGCCAGCTGCCTGCTGACCTCTATGCACGGTATCTGCGCGCACGTGGGCACGAGGTTCTATTCCTATGCGCAACCGACGAACACGGCACGCCTGCCGAATTGGCAGCGGCCAAAGCTGGCAAGCCTGTGGACCAATACTGCGCGGAAATGCATGCTATTCAATCTGAGATCGCCAAGGGGTTCCAGCTGTCGTTCGATCATTTCGGACGCTCCTCAAGCCCGCAAAACCACGCGTTGACACAACACTTCGCAGGCAAGCTCGATGCTGCAAACCTGATCGATGAGGTAGTCGAAAAGCAGGTGTATTCACATGCTGATGGTCGGTTTTTACCGGACCGCTATATCGAGGGAACCTGCCCCAACTGTGGTTATGATAAGGCGCGCGGTGATCAATGTGAGAATTGCACCAAACAATTGGACCCAACTGATCTGATAGAACCACGCTCGGCCATATCGGGATCTACAGACCTCGAAGTGCGTCAAACAAAGCACCTATATCTCAAGCAGTCGGTTCTCAAAGACCAGCTGGATGCCTGGATTGACAGCAAAACGGATTGGCCGATTCTCACGACTTCGATCGCGAAAAAATGGCTCCATGACGGCGATGGTTTGCGCGACCGTGGCATCACAAGAGACCTTGATTGGGGCATCCCCGTCAAGAAGGGCACGCAGGACTGGCCGGGCATGGAAGGCAAAGTGTTCTATGTTTGGTTTGATGCGCCGATCGAATACATAGCCTGTGCGTCGGAGTGGGCTGAGGCAAATGGCCTCGAACCGTCAGAGTGGGAAAGGTGGTGGCGCACGGACAAAGGCGCCGAAGACGTGCGCTACACGCAATTTATGGGCAAAGACAATGTGCCCTTTCATACGTTGAGCTTTCCTGCGACCCTTCTTGGCTCAGGCGAGCCATGGAAAATGGTCGACCACCTCAAGTCTTTCAATTATCTGAATTATGACGGCGGACAGTTTTCGACCTCGCAGGGCCGCGGCATTTTCATGGATCAGGCTTTGGACATTTTGCCGGCTGATTATTGGCGCTGGTGGCTGCTCAGCCACGCGCCGGAAAACAGCGACGCGGAGTTTACTTGGGAAAACTTCCAAACATCCGTAAACAAGGATCTCGCGGACGTTTTGGGCAATTTCGTGAGCCGGATCACAAAGTTCTGTTCTGCCAAATTCGGAGATCAGGTTCCTGCTGGCGGTCATTACGGGCCGACGGAATTGGACCTGCTGAACAGGCTTGATGAGAGCCTGACCCGCTACCAAGACAACATGAGCGCTATGGAAGTTCGAAAATCGGCACAGGAGCTTCGCGCCATATGGGCCAGCGGAAACGAATACCTGCAAACGGTTGCCCCTTGGACAGTTTTCAAAACGGACCCTGAAACTGCAGCAATGCAAACCAGATTGGGACTAAATCTGGCTCTGTTGTTTGGCGTTTTATCCTCGCCATTCGTGCCCGAGGCGTCTGAGAAAATACTGAACTGCCTTGGGCACCCCGCCGCGCCTTGGCCGAACAAATGTGAGGACTTCCTCATCAACTTGACAGCAGGTGAAGCATTCGAGGTTCCCGAAGTGCTCTTTGCAAAGATAACGGATGAAGACTGCGCGCGATATAGCGAGCAATTTTCAGGCAAGAGAAACTGA